AGCAGGCAGTGCGGGTGCCCTTGCGAACCCGAGGATATCATCCTTTCCGCGATAGGATTCCCATTCTGCATGCGATGCGAGCACCCCCTGGCTCTTCATGATTACAAGACATCCGGTGAGCATCCCATCCCCGAGCACCGGATGAAGGCTGCGGCTGTTCCGGCCTCAGAACCGATTCCCGGAATGCCGCAACCGGTTTACATGGAGATGAGGTGAATGGAACAGTTGGAAAAAGAGTATGTGATGGAAGCAAAGCAGAAGTGGAAGGAACTCACTGAAATGATGTCGTTCGAGCCTGAGGAAGTCAAACTCGCGACATTTCAGGGCCTTCTCAGACCCTTCGTTTACTGGTCGGAGAGCAGGCAGGGGAAGAAGCCCCCTGCTGCCGAGTTTTCCCCATGGTATGTGAAATACCATGAACTGAAACCGTCGAACGACAGGAGATATCTGTCAATCGAGACGAAGATTCCCGAAGACAGGTTCCGCGAAGTGCTCAAGGATGCCAAGATGCACGGCTATGCCTATGACCCCGACGGAAGGGGATTCCTGAAGGTTGGGGAGGGGGCGACAGCATGAACACAGTCCAAAAGCAGCCCGAGAAGGTGGCAGTGTGTGTCTCCTGCCTCGGTGACATACTCAAGGGTGAGGCTCTCGTCCGCGATAGAAAGGGAAACCCGTTACACGCATGGTGCAAGGGAGAGGATTGAATGGACATATTGAGGGGATGGATAGGCAGCGAAGTCTGCGCAACACGGCTCAGCGATAAGAAGGATGTGTGCGGAGTGCTCGAAGCAGTGGATGAGGATGGGATAATCATCCATGTGCAGGCATTCGAGCGGGAGGAGTTCGTCCCGAAGCACAACCTCAAGTGTGTTGAAAGGCAGGTTCAGGGAGAAAGGGAGGCGGCAGTGTCAGAAGGGATTGGGATGCAGTCCAGGGCGACAGACAAACTAAGGGAGGCGCTTCTCGCTTGAGAATAGAGAGGGTGGGATTCAGGCGGTTGCGCAGCTTCGGCGAATACGAGAACATGGGAATTGAGGTTGAGGCTTCGGTCGCGGAGGGCGAGACACCCGAACAGGTGTTTGAGGAGCTGCAGAAGTGGGGCGCAGACAGGCTCGCAGAGGCGATTGAAATGCCGAAGGTGTCCGAACTCCAAAAGGAGAAGAGGGAACTCGAGGAAAGCGTCTCGAACCTCAGAAGAGAGTGCTGGAACAGGAGCCGTGAGCTTGAGGACATTGCGCTGAGAATACGCAACCTGAAGCAACTCAGACTTGAAGAGGAGAGTGACGCGCAATGACATGGAAGTGCGAGATTTGCGGCGAGAAATTCGACGGGCATCTAATCAGACACACATTGGTGTGTTTAGTCCTGTCGACTGTCGAACTGATCAGACTGAGGAGGGCGGTGGCGAAATGAAAGACTCGCTTACTCTCGATGAGTATCAGCTTCTCGCTTCGCGTACGGCCAACGGCATCGATAACCAGACTGACCGAAGATTCAACGCGCTGCTCGGCCTGATTGGCGAAACCGGTGAATTTGTGGAGAATGCCTTCAGGCGGCCTGTGGTCACAGGCAGTTTCATGAGGCAATATTCTGAGTTTGTGGATATAGTGGTTGAGTTCGGTCGCGAATCCGAACGAATCAAGCATGAACTCTTCCACAAACATCCGAAGGGGCACAAAATCGAGGAGCCGAAACTGACAATGGAGAACTGCAGGGAAGAGCTCGGCGATATTCTCTGGTATCTGACATGGCTCTGCTCAGAGTTTGGATTCAGCCTCGAAGAAGTAGCGCAGGCGAATATCGACAAACTCCGGGAACGCTACCCGGAAGGTTTCAGCGTCGAACGGAGCATCAACAGGAAGGAGGCAGGAAAATGACATTGGCAGGCAACGCACCATACTCTGACACGGAAGTTCCGGCAGACAAGTCGAAGTTCCAGATAGAGCAACTGTTGAAGAAGTACGGCGTGTCTGGGTCGCAGTGGACAACCGACTGGGAAAACAACAGAGTCATGTTGCGTTTCGTGTTGACCAACAGGGAGGGGAGAAGGATCGGCATTCAGCTGGAACCCCCGATGTTCATGTCGAAGCACAGGACATGGGACAAGACAAGGGGCAGGCACGTTATTGAGGAATCGCCCAATTGGGCTCAGTCCATGAGGCTCTTCTACTACTACATCAAGAGCAAGCTCGAGGCAGTCTCCTGGGGACTGAGGGAAGTCGAGCAGGAGTTCCTCAACGACATCATTGTAAGGGACAGCGCAGGAAGAGAAACAACGGTGGGCAGACTTGTAAGCCGCAATGCGCTTGCGGATCAGAAGCTGGAGTATGAGAAACTTCGGGAGGCTCAGGAATGAATCCGTCACAAGGCAGGACTCTTTCTCCCGATGAAAAGGCTGGATTCAGGACTTGGGCAGTGGGAACGGGGAAGTACTCGGTGGCAACCGCAAAGAGGATGGCCGGCAGGGTGGCGAGGCTGTCTCTGATTCTTGATGTTTTCAATCCCGTTGCAGAGGAATACTGGAAATGGGTGGAGAAGGAGCTGTCCCGCGGGAAGAAGGAGAAATCCGTGGCCAATGACATCTGCGACCTGAACGCATGGTTCGAGTACAAGCACATTTCTGTGAACCTGCCAAAATTGAGGCAGAGAAGGTCGCCGGAACCATGGGTTCCCGACGACAATATTGTGCTTGCGATGATATCGAGGCAGGACAGGAGGCCTGACAGGTCAGCTGCTGCCAGGGACAAGGTGATTATCGAGATTTTTGCCTTCGGAGGCATCCGCGTGGGGGAACTCGTCCAGCTCAACCTGGACGATCTGCGGGACGGTCTGCTGCATGTGCGGAGCGAGAAAAGGGAAAAGGAGCGTATGATAGGCCTTCCGGACTTTGTGATGAACGACATCAGTCGCTACATTACCACCTACAGGATAGAAACATCAAACGCGCTTTTCACCACGAAGAAGGGAAGAGTGACATACGATTACATCAGGAAAATCATAAAGCAGGAAGGAGCGAGAGTCGGCGCGCCGGGAATGCACCCTCACGCCCTCCGGCATTTCTGCGGGACGGCGCTGGTGAACGCCGGCGTGAACCTGAGGGCGGTCCAAATGCACCTGGGCCATGCCTCCATCAGCACGACACAAATATACACGCACCTGAAGGAGACAAAGGTGGCGGAGGTCGTGGCCAGCGCTTTTGAAAACTGCTTTCGGAAAGAGGTGGGAAAAACGGAATTTGGGAAAGAAGTCGTGAATGCATGTGAAGGTGGGAATGTACCAAGTGCAGGTGTCGGGATTTGAACCCGACTTGTTGGCTTTCATCCTTACGATGGAAGGCCAAAATCCTAACCAGACTAGATTACACCTGCAACCGGTGAGAGCAGAAAAGCGCCGCCATATTATCTTTTTTGGTCTCTCTTCTATCTGTGTGCATTAGCTCTCCTCCGATGGACTAGCAGAAGATTGCAGCATATTGGATTGAATATGAATTTGCGGAAGGAGTCTTTCATTTCATTTCACTTCATTTTCGTGCTCTGGATTCAGACTAAAGCTTAATATTCAGGTTACCAATGCATTTTCGAAATCTATGGAACTCAAGGTAATCAGGGAAAAGGACAGGGAGATAGAAATAGGAGCTATTGGGGCAGATGATTCTCTAATGTACCCTCTACTTATGGAGATGTTAAAAAACGAGAAGGTCGCAGAAGCGAAATACATCAAAGGACATCCTGATCTTGATGTTCCTTCATTGTATGTAAGGATGAGTTCGGGCGATCCTAAAACAGCATTGAAGAAGGCGGCAGAATCTCTCAACGAAGATTTTTCCTCTTTAAAGAAGAAGGTTGAGAAGAAGCTGAAATAATTCCTATGTCAGGTCCAACGTCTTCCCAATCTGATATTGCAATAGGAATGAGAGTTTATCTCACCCATTCTGAAGGCATTGGAGGCGCAATAAAGAACGAAGCTGATGATTTCATCGTTGATGAAATACCTATACTTCCTCAGCAGAAGGAAGGTGGACGCTACTCGATATGCAAGGTCACCGTCAGGAACTGGGAAACAAACAGACTTATTAGGGAAATTTCCCGGAGGCTGCATATCAGCAGGAAGAGGATCGGTTTTGCCGGAACCAAAGACAAGAAAGGAATTACTTCACAGTTCATGAGCTTCGAGGATGTTGATGAGAATGCTCTTCGTTCCCTGGATATCTCCGATGTCGACATACAGTTCATCCAGAGATCAGGCAGAAAACTCAATATCGGCGATCTCTGGGGGAACAGATTTTCTATCAGAATCAGAGACTGCGATTATTCGGGTGCTTCTCTCATTGACCGCGCAGAAGCAGTGGTTTCAGAACTTCGGGCCAACGGCGGCTTCGCGAATTTTTTTGGTGTCCAGCGTTTCGGAAGCATAAGGCCAAACACGCATATTGTTGGTTATCGGATAGCGAAGAGGGATTTCAAAGGGGCAGTTCATGCGTATGCGGGCAATCCTTCAGGAAATGAGAGTGAAGCTGTAAGACATGCAAGAACCTTGTTTGACGAAGGAGGGAATCCGGCAGACATACTACATTCGATGCCTGATGTAATGGTTTTCGAGAAAATGCTGATCGGGCATCTGTCTACACATCCAGACGATTACATTGGAGCGTTAAGGCTTTTACCGTCGAACCTGCTCATGATGTTTATACACGCACTTCAGGCAAAACTCTTCAACGATATCATCAGCATGCGAATTGAACAGCATCTGCCATTGAACTCAGCTATTGAAGGTGACATTGTTCTTCCGGCAGACGCCAGACATCTTCCTGACAGGGACAGACTGATAACCGTTAATCCTACAAATATATCGGCTGTCAATAATCAGATTTCCATTGGAAACGGTTTTGTGTCCGGCCTCCTTTTCGGGTACAAGTCTGTTTTCGCAACCGGGCCGCATGGTATTATTGAAAGGGAAGTCGTACGCATAAATGGTCTGAATGAGGAAGATTTTATTGTCCCCGAAATATCTGAATGCACTTCCTCCGGCAGCAGACGAGAAATACTTTCTCCGCTGACTCATGTGGAGATATCCGCTGATGGAAACAGTCTTTTGCTAAAGTTCGATCTTGTGCGCGGCAGCTATGCCACATCTCTCCTCAGGGAAATTATGAAATAATACACTCTCAAAGCCCGCCGCCTGCACTTCCTTCCTCCTCGTTCATCAATATTATGCCGCAGTTAGGACAGCTCCCTCCTGTTGCGGTAAGGCATTCGTCACATATGTTTGTCTGGCACGCTCCACATTCACCTATTGCATCCTTTCCATGATAGAGGCATTTTTCATCCTCCTGCTGAATTTCAACACGTTCTTCAGGCATACTTTCTTTTTTGCCATAATACTGTTCCATGAGCTCCTGTCTTGACTCGTAGTCGTTATAGATGCTGCTTTCCTGTGCCATAACCGGGGGAGAGACTACAACATAGTCAGAACGGTAACCGCTTTTTCCCATGGCAGCAAGACTTCCCATTATGAGTCTACCGGTGTAAATGCCAACATTCAGATTCCTGACAATCCCTATTGTATTCCTATCCTCGGGTCTCAGTTTTGTTGCCTTCTTCATAAGTTTTTCGAACCTGCTATCTTCAACACCTTCGATTATGTTCATCTGCTGCACTTTTCTTATGTATTCCAGTGACTGCTTGCACTCGTCGAGAGAATAAGATGTGAAGTTTGCAACTATGTCGCATAGTCTCAGACCGAGTGAAGCCGTCTTTTCATTTTTGAAGCATTTGAGCATTACTTCAGCTGACCTGTTTTCTATCGCCTCCCAGCCAGGATCACCTGCCGAAGGCACGGTAAGTGTTGTCGGCTCCTGAACAGCCTCGAATGCGTCATCTATTTCATCTATTGGTATTTTGCAAACTGAAAAAGCTTCCTCCCTTGTCGGTATCCTGTTCATTTCATATTCCAGCTTCAGGAGGGACTTTGCATTTTCCTCCGACTTCCGCTTCCTTTCCTTCAATACGCACAATTCGAGTTTCTCCTTTGCGTCTTCGTTACCTGGTTCGAGTTCCAGTGCCTTTGTAAGGAGTTCTTTTGCTTTACTGTAAAGGAAATCGTCGATATTCAGCGTTGCAAGCTCCAGGAGTGCCGATGGGAATTCTGGCTCAATACGTAAAGCTTCCTCAAGTGCCTTTCTTCCTTCAGAAACGAGCCCCTGTCTGCTAAGCGAGAGACCCAGATAACACCAGGCCTCTGCGTTCTCATGTTCCTTTCTTGTTAATTCATTTAACGTCATTGCTGCCGAAGAATATTTTCCGGTGCTGTACTCGCATATGCCCTTACCGAGAAGTATGTCGGTTCTCCCCGGTTCCATCTTCATTGCCTTTCCATACGAGTCAAGTGCTTCCTGGAACTTTTCAATATGCATCAGACAGTCTCCTCTGAACCTGTATATGTTGCCCGTGCATATTCCGGCTGCAAGAGCTCCGTTGAACACTTCAAGCGCGCTCGAAAAATTGCCTTCAACCATGAGAAGTTCGCCCTTCAGCTCAAGTGCAATGGAATCTTTCGGGTTGAGGGTGAGTGCCACATCAACAGAACGCTCAGCTTCAATGTACTGCTGAGTCGCCATAAGTATTCTGCTTCTGAGCGTCATGTGGCTGCTGGAGCCGGGATCCGACTGCATTGCCCTGTCAGCGTATTCAAGTGCATCAGAGTATCTCTTCATAGAAAGGTAGGCCTCTGCAACTCTGCCCGACAGCAATGGATTGTTTCCGTCAGTCTTCAATAACTCTAGAAGCAATGCGACTTCATCCGCAAATTTTCCCCGTTTGTGCAAGATACCCGCTTTTCGTAGAACAGCGGTTGTATCCGCTCCAAACTCGTCGATCGCCGAATCGTATATCGACAATGCGACATCATATTTTCCTTCACTTTCAAGAATGCTTCCCTTTTCCAGTAGAAGATCCCTGTCCCGGCCATGCTTCTCAATAATCATGTCGATAGTTTTGACTGCTGATGCGATGTTGTTTGTAGCGGCATATGCTGTCTTCAATGCGCTGAGAACATGTTGGTCCTTTGACTCACAGGCATTCAGAGACGCTATTGCCTCATCATATCTCTTCAATGCCAGCATCGTGAGACCTCTAATTCTCCAGGCGTTGACATTTTTCCTGTCGCTCCTTATGAGATTTTCGGCACTCTCCAAACACTTCTGGAACAGTTTTGCCTCATAGTAAAATGTCAGGCACTCCTCCTGCGCCCTGATTGAAGCTGCGAACATCTTTTCAATGGCACCAAATTCAGATATGGCTTCTTCCGTCCTGCCCATTGAATTAAGGAGTTTTGCCCTCCTCACGTAAACGAGCGGATCAACCGAACCGCACTTTATTGCTGCGCTGTAATGTTCCAACGCTTCTTCGCTTCTGTTCAATGAAATGAGTGCATCAGCGACCATTGCCTCGGCAAACTTCGCAGGGTATCCGAGTTTCATCGCGAGTCGTGCCGCGCTAATGGCTTCATCATACCTTCCTGCTCTGTTCAGCGCATCAGACTGCAGATAGAATCCTTCCGGTGTTTCCTTCTTTCTGATGTGTTCTTCCAGAACTTGAAGTGAACCGGCGGAATCTCCCTTTTCTAGCTTTATTTTAGCTAGCCTGTAAACGAGTCCAGAAGGTATTTTGTCGTTTGCCTTAATCGCATCAGTGAGAAGCCTCTCCTCTTTCTCAGCCATACCATGTCTTGCATAGAATGAACTCAGCAGTTCGACAGCGTCTATTGTGCTCCCGCTGGCATATAGTTTTTTAAAGCTGCGTTCGCTTTCTCTTGTCCGGCCCAATCTTTCAAGCGCGGTTGCCTTATTGTTGTAAACAGCCGCTGTCCTCTCGCCGACGGATAACATTGCATTGGCGCTTCTGAGCACCGTAAGATCATCTCTGGCGGCTTTCGCTATTTCGCATAAAACTTTAAGTGCATCTGCACTGCCAACCCTCAGAACGGTCTCTGAAAACGCCTCCGTCGCCTCTTTCTCTTTTCCTCCTTTTGCCATCACTGTGAGTTTCGTAATCAGCGCCTGAGTATTATCTCTGTGCTTCAGGAGAACACTGTCAGCTATCGACGATGCCTCCTCCAGTCTTCCCAGACCAAGAAGCACAGCCATTCTTTCCTCTTTCACGTCCTCGGTGCCAGGGAAATTTTCCTTTATGAACCTCAAAGCTTCTTCGAATCTGTTCAATGCTATCAGGGTTTCGAGTTTTATTTTTTTCAGCGATTTGCCTTCATAACCCATCTGGTTTGCAATTTCAGTTGATTTCAGTGAAAAATCATACATCCCTCTGTCGAAACTGGCAACTGCCAGATCTGCGAATATGGCACCCGTTGCAGTTCTGTCCCGTTCGTTCGAATCATCTGGATAAAACCGCAGCAGCTTGTTAGCTTCGTCTCTCCGACCGGTGCAGATGCAGGACTGGCAGAAATATCCGATGATATCCCTTTGCGTGATGCGTTTCTTTTCATTCGCCGACGATAATTCGTTATATGCATTTCTGTATTTTCCGAGTCTGGTCTGTACGACCCCAAGGGCAATCTGGCAATCATAATCATATTCGATACCCAGCGATGATGCAAGAAATTTTTCTGCCATCGCATTGTCTCCCGCATCTGCGAGGGCTATTCCTGCCGATTTCAATATTCCTGCAGAGCTACCGCCTTTTCTGAGCAGCAGCTTATAGAGCCTGAATGCTTCCCTTGCATTCCCTTTTTTCACAAGGGCATCTGCCTTGAGCCTGAATAATTCCCTCTTTTCCTTTTCCGATGAAGGTAGGCTGAGAAGCCTGTCAATGATTTCCATATTGTGCTCTTCTATGGAAAGTGCCTCTCTGTATGATTTCTTCGCTTCCGGAATGTTCCCTTTAACTTCATTTAGTTTACCCATGAGTATGAGGAAAACTGACCCGGATCCGGACCAGTCCCACGTCTTCAGGAAGTTTGCAGCCTCGCTCGCCTTTCGTTCGGAAAGAAGTGAATCCACAATAATTCTCTTGTCATTTAACTTCATTGATCGTTCTGGGATGAGCTTGAGGAATCTCGTTGCGAGATCCGAGTAACCCGAGCCGAAACTTGAGTAGCCCAGAACCCTCGCATACTGGCTGAACCTGTCCTCATCAATCGACATTCTGCCCCCTGACAACAGGTCAAACAGTTTCCTGAGACGCCGTTTCTTCAGGTGTGAGGTCGCCTCTATTCTCGACGACGCAATGGCTCTCTCCAATTCCTTTGCCGATCTCTCGGCCGCCCGGTACATCTGGTCTGAACGCATTTTCCCATCCCACTCTCGGATATTGTCTGACAGTTGTCAGCTCATATGTTATATTAGGTAGTAATAAATTTCTATGCATTACAGGCTGTAACTTCACTTCAAGGCTATTCGAAGAATCATTTGTAGTCTGTTCTGCTTACTATTCTCCTGTAGAATATTGCCAATGTCCAATCGAGGAGAATGCCCATTTTGTTTCTTATGGTGCTTATGTAGGCAAGGTGCACGAAACGCCAGCTGAGCCATCCTGGCAGTCCCTTTATAAGCACACCATTGCCGAACACGGATACCCCCTCAAATCTTCCGAGAGACAGCATTACACCTTTGTCTCTGTAGGTGAAGTTCATTACTGCCGTCTTCTCCGGCTGTTCGATTGTGTAAGCGAGATGGGTTCCGGCAAATTGGCCTTCCTGAACGGCAGCGGATGCAGTGGCAGGAACTGCTCCACCTTCCATCGTGGAAACATAGGCACAGTCTCCCAGTGCATAAACTTCACGAAACCTTGGCAATCTGAGTTGTTTGTCCACTACAATTCTCCCATTCTTTTTTTGCACTATAGCATCGTTCAAATCTGAAACTAGGGAATTAGGTCTAATTCCTGCAGTCCATATTGTCGTCTCGGATTGTATTTTGGAGCCATCAGAGAGCTCAATTTCCCTTCTTCCGACCGATTTCACTTTTTTCCCCAATACTACAGTAATGCCTTTTTCAGTCAGAACGGTCGTGCATAAGCGTGACACCCTTTCATCCAATTCAGGCATCAATCTCTTTTCTGCCTCTATAAGATAAATTCTTGCGTTATTTTTCAAATTCAGATCGGAATAGTATTTATGCAGTATCTTCAGATAGTCAGAAAGCGTTCCTGCAAGTTCTACTCCTGAAGATCCCCCGCCTACAACTACAAACGAAAGCAGTCTTCTTCTTTCATCTGCCTCTGTTTCTGGTGACGAGGCTATTTCGAGACACTTCAGGAGTTGGTTCCTGATGGCTTCTCCATCCTTCAATTTCTTAAGAAAAAAGGCGTTATCCTTTACACCCCGAATACCAAAATCATTGGGTTCAGAGCCAGGAGCCAATATAAGAAAATCGTAAGGAATCGTGGTCTTCTCCGTTTCCACCAGCTTATTCTCAATATCGACTCTCTTGACTTCCGCTTCGTAGAATTGAGCACCCAGACTTGCCGCGATGCTCCTGACGGGCTGAATAACATGATAAGGATTGGCGAGGCCAGAAGCTATCTGATATAACAATGGAGTGAAGAGGTGATAGTTTCTGTCGCTCACAATTGTAATGTCTACGGTGTCGACCGAGAGATCGCTTAACTTATCCGAAAGCGCCTTAGCAGCAGTAATTCCGGCGAATCCGGCTCCAACAACAAGAACTCTAATTTTTTCGCCCTTGTTTTCACTTTTTATCAAACTCTTGCCCCCTTCTTCGAATTTTCAATCATCCGTTACAGGAACATCAGAATTCAAAATTTTCTCAGAAAGGTTCGGATGTTCGACGAAATGCCTGAGTAATTTCATCTTCGTACAGCACTGCTTTTCTGTTTGTGGTAGCATGGTCAGAGTGGGAGGGTGTAGGTGAATGTCACGCTGAGGATTTGGCCTTAAATTGTGCTCAAATTCAGTCATTCCGTGTTCATCGTTGTTTACAGTCACACATCCTATCCGATTGTCGTACTTTGCATGTGAACTTAGGAGTCCCCTCAACCTCGTGAAATTTCCGTTACCTGCAATCATGGCTCTTGCCTTATTCATGAAGCGCGCAGATCGCTCTTTTGCAATGAAATGGAGTTTAGCGGAGAGATGAAGAACTTCTATGGACCTGCCTTCTTTTCTGCTTGTCATTGCATTGCCGCCCTCTTTTCCTTAACAGGTTTTAAGCAGATTTTCTGCATTCAAACGGCTTAAGATATCCAAGTGAAGAGTGTCATCTCTTCCCGCTGTAATGCCTGAGTGCACCGGAAGGCATCATCCCGCTCTCTACGAAGTTCATTGGCCGCGGATAAGATATAGTTGTTATTGAAATGACAGTACAGAGACACTGTCAGTCCATTGCCCCATTTTTCTTATTGTATCAAGTGTTATTACAGGCAAGGGTACACCCTCATATGAATGTTGTTGATGTGAGCTAGCGCTTTCCGTTGGACATGCCTGAATGGAATGTGCACATTACGTATTCCAACTACCGTATGGACTTCTGATGTACCTACATCAACATGATGCTGGAAATCCCACAGGCTGATGCATCTGCTACATGCACCCTTAATCTAAGTGTATGAACAGTGTCTGAAATCATTTGTATCCACACGTATGCAACGTCAACGTCAACGTATCATCATGTATCTGGACTGTCTGAGATGAGATCGCCCGTCCAAGGTAGTTCAGCCCGGGAAATTGCATCTTACCATGTTTTTACCATTGAGCACACCCCATCTTCCCATGGTTTCCAAGGTGGCTATAACCGTATGCGATGCTCTCTCCGGCGATCCACACAGAGATATCCTATTTCTCTGATTCGTCTGTCCAGAGACGATTTACAGGCTACTCTACCAAAGGTAGTAGGCCTGCGGTCTGATACGCAGAGGTCTTCCTGCAGTTCAAGGCAGGATTTCATCTGCGACAATAATCGCTCCGACCACCTTCTTATTGTCTTTCCCGGAAAGAGTGTTTTGTTAAGATCCCTGGCGGTCGATGGACATTGCTTCTTCTGAAAAAAGAGCTTCCTGAGTATTGCGCTTTCCTGTTTGGGCGAAATCACATTCCTGTCGTGACCGGCAAACCACATCAGAGTCGATAGATTGCCGAAACAGAAGCACCTAAGACTTGATCAACACTTTATTTTGACACTGAAATTGCAGTAATGAATAAACAGTCCGGCATTCACTGGCCCCTTGTTTTAAATCGGCATGAGATATTTTGGTAATAAGCATGGAGTCCGTTGTTCACTTTGCTTCCCGGCTTAAAAGTGTGAATCGCAGAAGAGTGCTCAAACCGGACTGCGAGAACATAAAGCAATTTATTCTCGATTAACCGAAGCATGTTTTCTGTACGTTCTAAATTCACTTACTATCGATATTTAAACGGTTACCCTTACCTGTAAGTTCTAATCTATTTATTTGAGATTAGTGAAAACCATAAATCATGTCCGAAGTAAAAAGTAAACAAATAACTATTGCTATAATTTCCTCAATCCTGTTTGCTTCAGGTATTTTCGGAGGTTTTCTCATTGCA
This genomic interval from Candidatus Sysuiplasma jiujiangense contains the following:
- the truD gene encoding tRNA pseudouridine(13) synthase TruD, which codes for MSGPTSSQSDIAIGMRVYLTHSEGIGGAIKNEADDFIVDEIPILPQQKEGGRYSICKVTVRNWETNRLIREISRRLHISRKRIGFAGTKDKKGITSQFMSFEDVDENALRSLDISDVDIQFIQRSGRKLNIGDLWGNRFSIRIRDCDYSGASLIDRAEAVVSELRANGGFANFFGVQRFGSIRPNTHIVGYRIAKRDFKGAVHAYAGNPSGNESEAVRHARTLFDEGGNPADILHSMPDVMVFEKMLIGHLSTHPDDYIGALRLLPSNLLMMFIHALQAKLFNDIISMRIEQHLPLNSAIEGDIVLPADARHLPDRDRLITVNPTNISAVNNQISIGNGFVSGLLFGYKSVFATGPHGIIEREVVRINGLNEEDFIVPEISECTSSGSRREILSPLTHVEISADGNSLLLKFDLVRGSYATSLLREIMK
- a CDS encoding tetratricopeptide repeat protein, which gives rise to MRSDQMYRAAERSAKELERAIASSRIEATSHLKKRRLRKLFDLLSGGRMSIDEDRFSQYARVLGYSSFGSGYSDLATRFLKLIPERSMKLNDKRIIVDSLLSERKASEAANFLKTWDWSGSGSVFLILMGKLNEVKGNIPEAKKSYREALSIEEHNMEIIDRLLSLPSSEKEKRELFRLKADALVKKGNAREAFRLYKLLLRKGGSSAGILKSAGIALADAGDNAMAEKFLASSLGIEYDYDCQIALGVVQTRLGKYRNAYNELSSANEKKRITQRDIIGYFCQSCICTGRRDEANKLLRFYPDDSNERDRTATGAIFADLAVASFDRGMYDFSLKSTEIANQMGYEGKSLKKIKLETLIALNRFEEALRFIKENFPGTEDVKEERMAVLLGLGRLEEASSIADSVLLKHRDNTQALITKLTVMAKGGKEKEATEAFSETVLRVGSADALKVLCEIAKAARDDLTVLRSANAMLSVGERTAAVYNNKATALERLGRTRESERSFKKLYASGSTIDAVELLSSFYARHGMAEKEERLLTDAIKANDKIPSGLVYRLAKIKLEKGDSAGSLQVLEEHIRKKETPEGFYLQSDALNRAGRYDEAISAARLAMKLGYPAKFAEAMVADALISLNRSEEALEHYSAAIKCGSVDPLVYVRRAKLLNSMGRTEEAISEFGAIEKMFAASIRAQEECLTFYYEAKLFQKCLESAENLIRSDRKNVNAWRIRGLTMLALKRYDEAIASLNACESKDQHVLSALKTAYAATNNIASAVKTIDMIIEKHGRDRDLLLEKGSILESEGKYDVALSIYDSAIDEFGADTTAVLRKAGILHKRGKFADEVALLLELLKTDGNNPLLSGRVAEAYLSMKRYSDALEYADRAMQSDPGSSSHMTLRSRILMATQQYIEAERSVDVALTLNPKDSIALELKGELLMVEGNFSSALEVFNGALAAGICTGNIYRFRGDCLMHIEKFQEALDSYGKAMKMEPGRTDILLGKGICEYSTGKYSSAAMTLNELTRKEHENAEAWCYLGLSLSRQGLVSEGRKALEEALRIEPEFPSALLELATLNIDDFLYSKAKELLTKALELEPGNEDAKEKLELCVLKERKRKSEENAKSLLKLEYEMNRIPTREEAFSVCKIPIDEIDDAFEAVQEPTTLTVPSAGDPGWEAIENRSAEVMLKCFKNEKTASLGLRLCDIVANFTSYSLDECKQSLEYIRKVQQMNIIEGVEDSRFEKLMKKATKLRPEDRNTIGIVRNLNVGIYTGRLIMGSLAAMGKSGYRSDYVVVSPPVMAQESSIYNDYESRQELMEQYYGKKESMPEERVEIQQEDEKCLYHGKDAIGECGACQTNICDECLTATGGSCPNCGIILMNEEEGSAGGGL
- a CDS encoding NAD(P)/FAD-dependent oxidoreductase produces the protein MIKSENKGEKIRVLVVGAGFAGITAAKALSDKLSDLSVDTVDITIVSDRNYHLFTPLLYQIASGLANPYHVIQPVRSIAASLGAQFYEAEVKRVDIENKLVETEKTTIPYDFLILAPGSEPNDFGIRGVKDNAFFLKKLKDGEAIRNQLLKCLEIASSPETEADERRRLLSFVVVGGGSSGVELAGTLSDYLKILHKYYSDLNLKNNARIYLIEAEKRLMPELDERVSRLCTTVLTEKGITVVLGKKVKSVGRREIELSDGSKIQSETTIWTAGIRPNSLVSDLNDAIVQKKNGRIVVDKQLRLPRFREVYALGDCAYVSTMEGGAVPATASAAVQEGQFAGTHLAYTIEQPEKTAVMNFTYRDKGVMLSLGRFEGVSVFGNGVLIKGLPGWLSWRFVHLAYISTIRNKMGILLDWTLAIFYRRIVSRTDYK
- a CDS encoding nucleoside triphosphate pyrophosphohydrolase family protein, with product MKDSLTLDEYQLLASRTANGIDNQTDRRFNALLGLIGETGEFVENAFRRPVVTGSFMRQYSEFVDIVVEFGRESERIKHELFHKHPKGHKIEEPKLTMENCREELGDILWYLTWLCSEFGFSLEEVAQANIDKLRERYPEGFSVERSINRKEAGK
- a CDS encoding tyrosine-type recombinase/integrase, translated to MNPSQGRTLSPDEKAGFRTWAVGTGKYSVATAKRMAGRVARLSLILDVFNPVAEEYWKWVEKELSRGKKEKSVANDICDLNAWFEYKHISVNLPKLRQRRSPEPWVPDDNIVLAMISRQDRRPDRSAAARDKVIIEIFAFGGIRVGELVQLNLDDLRDGLLHVRSEKREKERMIGLPDFVMNDISRYITTYRIETSNALFTTKKGRVTYDYIRKIIKQEGARVGAPGMHPHALRHFCGTALVNAGVNLRAVQMHLGHASISTTQIYTHLKETKVAEVVASAFENCFRKEVGKTEFGKEVVNACEGGNVPSAGVGI